The DNA sequence CCCGGCCGCGTCGAGGCCCATCGCGTCGCCGATCACGTTCGGGACGCCGACGGCCTTGTCGCGCAGCGCCTTCCCGGCGTCGCTGAGGCTGACCATGACGGCGCGCTCGTCGTCCTCCTGCCGGTTGCGCTCGACGAGCCCGGCCGCGTGCAGCCGTTTGAGCAGCGGCGACAGCGTGCCCGAGTCGAGGTTCAGCTCGGCGCCGAGCTCCTTGACCAAGCGGTGGTCCTGCTCCCAGAGCGCCAGCATCACGAGGTACTGGGGGTAGGTCAGGTCGAGCTCCGCCAGGACGACCCGGTACAGCGACGTCACCGCGCGGGACGCCGAGTACAGGCCGAAGCAGAGCTGGTCGTCCAGCCGAAGTGAGCCGTTCTCCGTCATGGCGGCCTCCTCTCTCGTAACTCTCCATGGTCCCCGATCGGGTGTTGCGCGGCAACTTAAGTGCCCCTGATCTCATTGAGTGTCATTGAGTTGTGCACAACTCAGTTGAGGGCTACGTTTGTGTCCTCAGGTTGCTCCACCCGCCCCGAGGAGGCAGGCATGACCGCCAACCCGCACCACATCGCCCTGGAACCGGCCGCGCAGGCGTTCGCCGAGGCCACCGACCAGCCGCCGTACCTGTTCCAGCTGCCGCCGGAGGAGGGGCGCAAGGCCGTCGACGGCGTCCAGGACGGCGAGATCGCCATGGCCGACGCCGAGATCGAGGTCCTTCGGGTGCCGGGCGGTCCGACCGGTGAGGTCGAGACCCGGATCGTCCGTCCCGCGGGTGTCGAGGGGCCGCTGCCGGTGATCGTCTACGTCCACGGCGCGGGCTGGGTCTTCGGCGACTTCCACACCCACCAGCGCCTGGTGCGCGAGCTGGCCACCGGGACCGGTGCCGCCGTCGTCTTCCCGGAGTACGACCGCTCACCGGAGGCGCGCTACCCGGTCGCCATCGAGCAGAGCTACGCCGTGGCGAAGTGGGTCGCCGAGCACGGCGCCGAGAAGGGGCTCGACACCACGCGCATCGCCGTCGCCGGCGACTCGGTCGGCGGGAACATGACCGCGGCGCTGACGATCCTGGCCAAGCAGCGCGGCGACGTCACCTTCCGGCAGCAGGTGCTCTTCTACCCGGTGACCGACGCGAACTTCGACACCGAGTCGTACACGAAGTTCGCCGAGGGCTACTTCCTCGGCCGCGAAGGCATGAAGTGGTTCTGGGACCAGTACACGACGGACCCCGCCCAGCGCGCGGAGATCACCGCGTCGCCGCTGCGCGCGTCCCTCGAAGAGCTCGCCGGTCTGCCGCCGGCCCTCGTGATCACCGGCGAGGCGGACGTCCTTCGCGACGAAGGCGAGGCGTACGCGGCGAAGCTGCGTCAGGCCGGTGTGCCCGTCACTGCCGTGCGGTACCAGGGGATCATCCACGACTTCGTGATGGTGAACTCGATGCGCGAAACCCACGCCGCCGAAGCCGCGATCACGCAGGCGATCTCGGTGCTGTCGCGCGCGTTCGCGAAGTGAATTCCTGAGAGAACGCTGAGCGAGCACCGCGTTGCGGCCCTATGACGGAACTCACAGGGCCGCAACGCATGTGGTGGGTCAAACGTGCTATATACGCGAGTCCCGCATTCCGGGCGCGCATTCCTGCCCGCCTGGAAGGACCCGTCCCATGCACCTCAGCAGCATCCGGCTGGACTCGCCGGTCAACATGATCGTGGTGGTCGTGCTGACGCTGCTCGCGATCATCGCGGTGCCGTGGTTCTGGGACCGCTGGAAGCGCAAGCGGCTGTGGCGCAGCGCGACGATCCTGCTCGCGGTCGTCCTCCTGGTCGTCTCGGCCGGCATGGCGGGCAACATGATCGGCGGGTTCTTCCCGACGGTCGGCTCGCTGCTCGGCACCGGCGTCTACTCCGCGCAGGGCACCGACGCCGAGGCGGCGCAGAACGGCGAGGACCTCGAGAAGCTGCGGGACACCGCGGTGGCGCACGCCCGCGAGGGCAAGGGCACGGTCGTCCACATGAAGGTGACCGGGCGCCGGACCAAGATCACCCGCGACGTCACCGTCTACCTGCCGCCGCAGTACTTCGACGCGGGCTTCAAGGACCTCAAGTTCCCGGTGATCGAGTGGATCCCGAACTACCCGTCCGGCCCCGAGGTCGTCACCGCGGGCTACCACCTGCCGGAGCAGCTGGACGCGGCGATCGGCAAGCGCTTGCTCACCCCGACGGTGGTGGTCGTGCCGGACCCGACCGGCGTCCCGAAGGTCGGCCACGACACCGAATGCGTCGACGAGGTCAACGGAACCGCGAACGACACGTACCTGACCGCGGACCTGCGGGACTGGGCGCTGCAGAAGCTCGGCGCGGCGCCGGACCGCCGGGCCTGGACGATCGCGGGCTGGTCGTCCGGCGGGTACTGCGCGATGAACCTGGTGACGCGGCACCCGCAGTGGTACGGGCAGGCGGTCAGCGTCAGCGGTTACGACAAGGCGCAGGTCGATTCCGAGACCGAGGACCTCTTCCACGGCCGGCAGGACATCAACGACGCCAACAACGTCCGGCTGAACGTGCGCCTGCACCCGTCGCCGGTGGACATCCTGGCCATCGCGGGTGACAAAGAGAGCTACGAAAGCTTTGCCATCGACCAGATCCGCAACGCGGCCCGGCCGCCACTGCGGTTTTCGTCGTGGCGGATCCCGGACGCCGGCCACAACATGAACACCTTCAAGTCCCAGATCCCCGACGTCCTCGCGTGGATCGGCGCGCACAGCTCGGCTCCCGGCCCGGTCGGCCGACAGGTCGAGACCACCGGCGGCGTGCAGCCCTGGCCGTTGCCGCGCTCGGGCGCGCACGGCGCGCTGGCCGACACCGACCAGTAGCCGTTCTTCGTCCACTGAGGACGGTCCGACGATTTCCGACATCGTTGTCATCGGTGTGGTGCCAGTGATCGGACGTCTGGGGGTTTTCGCCTCGTTTCGCGCACAGTGGTCGCGGGGTACCTGGGTGCGGTGACAGTCGTCACCACATGCTGGGAAGGACTGGAGTCATGGCTCACGCGAAAGGCGCACGCATCCGGGTTCGCGGCCTGCAGCCGGCGCAGGTACTGGCCGGACTGGCCGGGATCGCGTTCATCATCGTCGGCATCATCGGATTCACCAGGACCGGCGTCGGGAACTTCGCCGGTCATCACGACGCCGGGTTGTGGCGGTTCTCCGGCAACCCCCTGACCAGCCTCGTCCGCGTCGTCACCGGCGTGGTCGGTCTGCTGCTCGCCTTCGGTTCGGGCCGCGCCCGGACGTTCGGCTGGCTGCTGTTCATCGGTTACGGCGCCCTGTTCGTCTGGGGCCTGATGATCGACGGTCTCATCTCGAACAACCCCTTCGCCACCGCCGGCAACCCGATGGACCTCGGCCGGGCCGACACCTGGCTGCACCTCGGTGTCGCCGCGCTCGGTCTGCTGATCGCCGTCCTGCCGGCCCGCCGCACCATTCTCGTGCCCGAGGAAGACGAGGTGGTCGACGAGCCGACCGTCGTCGAGCAGCGCACGGACCGCGTGGTGGACAACGACCGCGTGACCGAGAAGCACCACGTCGCGAACGACGACCGCGTCGCCGTCGCCGACACCGAAGAGCCGCGTCGCCGCTCGTTCCTGCGTCGCCGGGACAACGTGGAACGAGGCCCGGAAGTCGCTCGTGAAGAGCGTCCGCCGGGCCTCGCGCACTAGATCAGTTCCTTCGGGTGGTCAGGGCTTCAGTAGCTGTAGCCGCCCGAAGAGTCGTTGGAGCTGCTTCCCGTACCGCCGCTGCTGGCCGGAGCCTGGCTGGTGGCGGCGGTCGCGGGGTTGGTGCCGAGCTTGCAGCCGGCGGGCTCGATGACGAACCAGGTGCCGTTGACGCCCATGCCGTTCGCGTCGCCCGGCTTCAGGTCCTTCGAGAAGGTGTAGACGGGCCAGCCGCCGATGGTGACCTGCTCGGTGCCGTCCGCGCGCTTGATGCTGCCGAGCAGCTTCGAGTCGATGCCCTGCAGTTCGACCTTGCCGTTCGACAGGACCGCGGGCCAGGTCTTGGCGCAGTCGCCGTTGCAGGCGGAGGTCTTGGCCTTCTTGGTGTCCTTGGTGAACAGGTAGAGCGTCATCCCGTTCTGGTCGGTGATCGCGTCACCGAGGCCGTCGATCTTGGTGGCGCTGAGCTTGACGACGCCGGCTTCGGTGCCACCGGTCGCGGCCTGCCCGGCCTTGCCACCCTTGGCGTTCGAGGCGTACCAGGCGCCACCGACCCCCTGGCCGGTCGCGTCACCGGCCTTGGTGTCCTTGGCGTAGCGGTAGAGCGCCCACCCGCCGACGGTGATCTGCTCGGTCCCGTCGGCCCGGGTCACCTTCCCGACGAGGCTCTTGTCGACCCCTTGCACCTGGACGTCCCCGCTGGCCAGCATCGGCGGCCAGGCCTTGGCGCAGTCGTCGGCGCAATTGGACTTCGGCGGCTTCGCCGTGTCCTTGTCGAACCGGTAGAGAGTCATGCCGTTCTGGTCGGTGAGGACCTGGCCCACGTTGGCGACATCGGCGACGACGAGTTTCGACTCGTTCGACGCCGGGGCTGCGTTCCCGATCTGGCCGCCGCCAGTGCCACCAGCAGCCGCCGGAGCGACAACGGGCTGTGCGGTTTCGGCGCCCGAGCAAGCGGTGAGCACTGCCAGCCCGGCTGCCGCAGCGGCGACGGAGACGGCGATGCGCGTGCGAAGCATGGAAGTTCTCCTTGTGTCCGTAGGGTTTTCCGCCGCTCGGTGCGGCTGCCTGATACCCACTACACGGACACTCGGCGAAGGCGGTTCAAAGTATTTTCGCGGACCTTCCGGCCCAGGCCGAGGCGCTGAGCCCAGCCGCGCAGGTCGTCAACTACGCGGCCCGCGGCCTTCTGCCTGCCCGTAGCCTCGCTCGCCGTAGTGCAGGCCTGCTGCCCGCCCGCGGCTCTATCCGCCGTTGTGCAGGCCCGCTGCCCGCCCGCGGCTCTGTCCGCCTGCGGCGCTGCTCGCAGTTGTATCGGCCTCTACCTGCCCGCGGCTTCGCCCGCCGTCGTGCCGGTCGTGGTGCCGGTCGTCCTGCCGGCTGTCGTGCCGGCCGCCCTGTCGTCGCCCAAGGCGCGATCGACCAGAGCGGGCGCCGCACCGGTGTAGCCGGCCGGATTGAGAAGCCCGTCGAGCGCGGCCGGGGTCAGCACGCCGGTGATGGCGGGCACCTCGTCCAGCACCTCACGCAGCGGCCGGTCCTCACGCACCGCCCGCTGGGACGCTTCGCCGAGCAGCTCCTTGGCCGCGGCCTTCCCTAACAACGGCGCAAGCACAGCCGAAAGCCGTTCGGAGACGATCAGCCCATGCGTCGACGCCAGGTTGTCCCGCATCCGGCCAGGCTGCACGATCAGCCCCCGCGCCAGCTCGACGGCCGTGTGCGCGGCGCCCCCGGTCAACCGCAGGCACTCACGGACGAGCAGCCACTCGGCATGCCAAACCCCAGCCGAACGCTCATCCTCGGCGAGCATCGACTGCGTGACACCGGCAGCCAGCACCGGCACCTGCAGCGCGGCCGACCGGATCAGCGTCGCCAGCACGGGGTTCCGCTTGTGCGGCATCGCCGTCGACCCACCCCGCCCATCGGCAACAGGCTCGGCAACCTCGCCGAGCTCGGTCCGGGTAAGCGTCTCGACATCGACCGCCAGCTTCCCCAGCGCGCCGGCCGCGAAGGCAAGTGCCCCGGCGAGGTCCACGACGGGCGTCCGCAGCGAGTGCCACGGCAGCACGGGCGCAGCCAGCCCGGTCTCCTCGGCAAACGCCGCGGTCAGCCGCTCCGCGTACCCAGCGTCGGCCGGCCCTGCGCCCGCCGGCCCACGGTCCGCAGTCGCCGCGCCCGCAGGCCCAGCACCCGCGGGCTCACTAGGTCCGGCGTCCGCGAGTCCAGCGTCAGCCGACCCGGAGTCGGCGGGCACGCCAACGGCCGGGCCGGCGCTGGCAGCCACTCCGCCAGCAGGCCCAGAGCAGGCAGGCACGCCTGCGGGACGCCCAGCCTTGCCAAGCCCAGCGTCATCCGGCTCAGCAACGGCAGGGCCAGCATCGGCGGGCTCGCCAACGGCCAACCCGGCATCAGCGGGTATGCCAACGGCCGGCCCGGAGTCGGTGGGCATGCCAACGGCCGACCCGGCGTCAGCGGGTATGCCAACGGCCGGCCCGGAGTCGGTGGGCACGCCAACGGCCGACCCGGCGTCGGCCAGCCCGGCGTCAGCCAGCCCCGCGTCAGCCAGCGCGGCGTCGGCGAGGCGCGCGTACTCGACGTACGCAGCCAGCGTTCCGGCCGCGCCGCCCAGGGAGACCGACAGGCCGCCGTCCAGGACACGCCGGACCCGGACGGCCGCGTCCAGCACCAGCTGCCGCCAGCCCGCGGCCTTGAGCCCGAACGTGGTCGGCACGGCGTGCGCCGTCAGTGTGCGGCCGGCCATGACCGTGTCCCGGTGCTTGCGAGCCAGCCCGGCCAGCGCCTCGGCGGTGGCGTCGAGGTCGTCGGCGAGCGGCCGCAGCGTCCGGTCCGCGACCAGCATCATCGCCGTGTCGAAGATGTCCTGGCTGGTCGAGCCGCGGTGCACGTACTCGGCGGCGTCGGGCGCGATCGCCCCGACCGCCGACGTCAATGCCTTGACCAGCCCGACGACCGGGTTCGCGGTCGCCCGCGACCCCCGCGCCAGCTCGACGACGTCGATCCGCGCACTGCCCGCCGCCTCGGTGATCGCGGCCGCGGCCGCCGAGGGCACCGTGCCGAGCCGGGCCTGCGCCCTCGCCAGCGCGGCTTCGGCGTCGAGCATGGCGCGCAGCCAGGCTTCGTCACCGGTCGACGTCTCGGCCGGGGTCCCGGCCCGCACCGGGGACAGCAGTCCGGAATCGGGGTCGACGGTCATGGCGTCAGCATCGCACGCGTCCGGCCTCCCGCCCGGCCGAGCAACCACCCCGGGAGGCGCGAGCGCGTCGGCCGACCTCGGCCGCCGTCACCCGATCGCGTCTGGCACCCTTTCCGACCATGACCGACGCCACACCCGGCGAAGACACCGCCGCCGCATCCCAGGAACGGTTGTTCGCCGCCGAGCGGCTCGTCTTCTTCTCCGACGCCGTCGTGGCCATCGCCATCACCCTGCTCGCGCTCGAGCTGCCGCTGCCGGAGGGCTCCACCGGCACCGAGCTGCTGCACTCACTCGGCGATCACAAGTCCGAATACATCTCCTTCCTGATCAGTTTCGCGGTCATCGGCGGGCACTGGCGCGCCCACCACCGCCTGTTCGAACACGTCACCACCGTGAACTCCGGCCTGATCAGGCTCAGCTTCGCCTGGCTGCTGATGCAGGTGATCATGCCCTTCGCCACGAAGGTGATCGGCGAAGACGGCGCGTTCGAATTCCGCTTCGTCTTCTACGCCCTCGTGCAGGTCATCGCGATGACGGTGTTCGTCCTGATGGTCTGGCAGATCCAGCGTCACCACCTCCACCTCGCGGACACCCCGCCGGAGCTCTTCGGCAGGACCTACCGCGGGGCCGGCGTGATGATCGCCGCCTTCGCCGTGTCGATCCCGGTCGCGTTCTTCACGGAGTGGGCCTACGCCTGCTGGATCGTCGTTCCGCTCGTTTCCGGTCTCCTCCTTCGGTTCCGCAAAGCCTGATTCACTCGCCCGTCACGCCGTCGACCCGTTCGCGGATCAAGTCGGCTTGTCCACAGTGGCGCGCGTACTCGCCGATCATCCGCAACATCAGCCAGCGCAGGGTGAACGGCGTGCCGGTGCTGATCCGGGTGCCGGTCGAATCCAGTGAGCTCGCCGCGACGATCGCGCGTGACCGCTCGCATTCCGCGTGCCACAACGCGAATGCCTCCTCGACGTCACCGTCCAGCACGGTGAACTCGAAGTCCGGGTCGTCGTCGGAGGTGTAGAGGTTCGGGACGTCCTCGCCCGCGAACTGGATCCGGAACCACCACCGTTCGACGCCGGTGAGGTGCTGCAGCAGCCCGTGCAACGACAGTGCCGACGGTGACACCGAGCGCTCCGCCAGCTGCGCCGGAGCCAGACCGGCGCACTTCAGCTCGAACGTGCGCCGGTAGTAGTCGACGGTCTCGGTCAGAGCCTGCAGCTCGCCCGCGACCTGGGTCAGCTCGGCGCGCTCACCGGTGAGCCGGGGCCCGTAGACGATGTGTTCGGTCATGTGCGGAGCGTGCCAGAAGGGTACGACAATTTCGGTTCGCGGCGGCTGGCGGTGACCGGGCAACGGCCGAAAAGCCCAGTTCAGACACGGTTTCGCGGACCCGGTAACGAATCTTCGGGAGCGACGATCTGATCTTCGTCACCTGCTGCGCAGTACCAGTCCCCACCGGTCGGAGCGGCACCCTTCGGGTCCGGAAACAGGAGAACGAACTATGGAGCGAACCGGTCGAAGAACCGCTGTCCTGGCCGCGCTGACCGCGGCGGCCCTGGTGGCGATCCCCGCGGTGGCGTCCGCGGCCCCGCCCGTCAGCGCCCTCGAAGTCAGCGACACCAGCCTCCACGCCGGCGACACGTTCACGGTCACGGAGCAGCTCTACAACCCGAACGACTTCACGGTCACCGGGGCGAAAGCGGCGGTCTACACCAAGGAAACGCCGATCGTCGACCTGGTGGACCTGGTGTCCTGCACCGGTTCGATCGCGCCGTGCGCGCCGTACTTCAGCAGCTACCGCGGCGGCGTCGGCGACCTGGCCCCGGGTGAGAGCGGGTCGGTGACGTTCACCTTCAAGGTCAAGGACGACGCCGCCGGCGGCCAGTTCACGTTGCAGCACCAGTTCGCGGGCGACAACTACGCGTTCGGCGTCGAGGACGGCCCGGCCGTCACGATCACGGCCGCGCAGAAGGCCGACGTCAAGGTCGCGCTGACGGCCACCCCGCGCATCGGCGTGTTCGCCCGCGTCGACTACGTGGTCACGGCGTCGAACACCGGCCCGGCCTCCGCGACCGGCGTCCGCGTGACGGTCAACCCGGGTGCGAACCGCACGGTCACCTCGTTGACCGGCTGCACCAAGACCGGCGCGACGCTGAGCTGCACGATCGGCACCCTGGCCCCGGGCGCCTCGGCGACGGCCAAGTTCACGTCCGAGGGCGGCATCCTCGCCTGGGGCGCGTTCACGGCCACGGCTCAGCGCGCGGCGAGCACCCCGGCCGACCCGAACACGGCCAACGACGCGGCGTCGAAGAAGTGCACGGCCTACACGGGTCTCTACGTGACGTGCTGATCCGTCCATAAGGGAGCGTCAGAGCGCGAAGTCCGCCGTGCGGCCCCGTTGCCGCACGGCGGACGCGGTCTCCTCGACGCTCTGCTCCGAAGTGTCCAGCACGAACCGCTCGAGCTCACCCAGCGCGGTGAACGCGCCGTGCATCCCCTTGATGGGCTCGACCTCGGTGAGCTCCCGCCCTTCACGAGCGGTCCCGCGCGCGAGGGTCACTTCGAGGCTCGGCCGCAGCACGACGTAGAACAGGTCCAGACCGTCCCGCACCGCGGCGTCACGGAACGGCTGCAGCGCCCACGGCCCGACAATGCCGTCGAGGACGACGTCGTAGCCTCCGCGGGCGTAGCCGCACGCGGCATCGGCGAGCACGCCCAGCACGACCTCGTTCTGCCGCGCGGCGCCGGGCAGGTACGGCGGCACGAACCCGGTCCGGATCCAGACGTAGAAGCTGTCGGTGTGCAGGTGAACGGTCGGCCGCGCCGCCCCCGTGGCGACCAGCTGAGAGACGGTGGACTTCCCGGCCCCGGGCGGCCCGGTCAGGATCAGCAGCGAACCGGCGTTGTCAGGCATGGACGCCATCATGGGCAGCTCCGCCGGCCAAGACCAGTCTTGACCTTCCCGGCGGCCTGATCCACCCGCGGACAGCGGCTGAGCGGGCCCCGCTAAGCTGGTAGCACGGGCCGTTAGCTCAATTGGTAGAGCTGCGGACTTTTAATCCGTAGGTTCTGGGTTCGAGCCCCAGGCGGCCCACTCAAGTTCCCTGGTCGGCGGCCATCC is a window from the Amycolatopsis sp. NBC_00355 genome containing:
- a CDS encoding alpha/beta hydrolase; this translates as MTANPHHIALEPAAQAFAEATDQPPYLFQLPPEEGRKAVDGVQDGEIAMADAEIEVLRVPGGPTGEVETRIVRPAGVEGPLPVIVYVHGAGWVFGDFHTHQRLVRELATGTGAAVVFPEYDRSPEARYPVAIEQSYAVAKWVAEHGAEKGLDTTRIAVAGDSVGGNMTAALTILAKQRGDVTFRQQVLFYPVTDANFDTESYTKFAEGYFLGREGMKWFWDQYTTDPAQRAEITASPLRASLEELAGLPPALVITGEADVLRDEGEAYAAKLRQAGVPVTAVRYQGIIHDFVMVNSMRETHAAEAAITQAISVLSRAFAK
- a CDS encoding lyase family protein; this encodes MPTDSGPAVGIPADAGLAVGEPADAGPAVAEPDDAGLGKAGRPAGVPACSGPAGGVAASAGPAVGVPADSGSADAGLADAGPSEPAGAGPAGAATADRGPAGAGPADAGYAERLTAAFAEETGLAAPVLPWHSLRTPVVDLAGALAFAAGALGKLAVDVETLTRTELGEVAEPVADGRGGSTAMPHKRNPVLATLIRSAALQVPVLAAGVTQSMLAEDERSAGVWHAEWLLVRECLRLTGGAAHTAVELARGLIVQPGRMRDNLASTHGLIVSERLSAVLAPLLGKAAAKELLGEASQRAVREDRPLREVLDEVPAITGVLTPAALDGLLNPAGYTGAAPALVDRALGDDRAAGTTAGRTTGTTTGTTAGEAAGR
- a CDS encoding MarR family winged helix-turn-helix transcriptional regulator, producing MTENGSLRLDDQLCFGLYSASRAVTSLYRVVLAELDLTYPQYLVMLALWEQDHRLVKELGAELNLDSGTLSPLLKRLHAAGLVERNRQEDDERAVMVSLSDAGKALRDKAVGVPNVIGDAMGLDAAGLARMRGELDRLTASVNAYREALSPA
- a CDS encoding AAA family ATPase → MPDNAGSLLILTGPPGAGKSTVSQLVATGAARPTVHLHTDSFYVWIRTGFVPPYLPGAARQNEVVLGVLADAACGYARGGYDVVLDGIVGPWALQPFRDAAVRDGLDLFYVVLRPSLEVTLARGTAREGRELTEVEPIKGMHGAFTALGELERFVLDTSEQSVEETASAVRQRGRTADFAL
- a CDS encoding DinB family protein, whose protein sequence is MTEHIVYGPRLTGERAELTQVAGELQALTETVDYYRRTFELKCAGLAPAQLAERSVSPSALSLHGLLQHLTGVERWWFRIQFAGEDVPNLYTSDDDPDFEFTVLDGDVEEAFALWHAECERSRAIVAASSLDSTGTRISTGTPFTLRWLMLRMIGEYARHCGQADLIRERVDGVTGE
- a CDS encoding SCO0930 family lipoprotein, with protein sequence MLRTRIAVSVAAAAAGLAVLTACSGAETAQPVVAPAAAGGTGGGQIGNAAPASNESKLVVADVANVGQVLTDQNGMTLYRFDKDTAKPPKSNCADDCAKAWPPMLASGDVQVQGVDKSLVGKVTRADGTEQITVGGWALYRYAKDTKAGDATGQGVGGAWYASNAKGGKAGQAATGGTEAGVVKLSATKIDGLGDAITDQNGMTLYLFTKDTKKAKTSACNGDCAKTWPAVLSNGKVELQGIDSKLLGSIKRADGTEQVTIGGWPVYTFSKDLKPGDANGMGVNGTWFVIEPAGCKLGTNPATAATSQAPASSGGTGSSSNDSSGGYSY
- a CDS encoding DUF4383 domain-containing protein — encoded protein: MAHAKGARIRVRGLQPAQVLAGLAGIAFIIVGIIGFTRTGVGNFAGHHDAGLWRFSGNPLTSLVRVVTGVVGLLLAFGSGRARTFGWLLFIGYGALFVWGLMIDGLISNNPFATAGNPMDLGRADTWLHLGVAALGLLIAVLPARRTILVPEEDEVVDEPTVVEQRTDRVVDNDRVTEKHHVANDDRVAVADTEEPRRRSFLRRRDNVERGPEVAREERPPGLAH
- a CDS encoding TMEM175 family protein, whose amino-acid sequence is MTDATPGEDTAAASQERLFAAERLVFFSDAVVAIAITLLALELPLPEGSTGTELLHSLGDHKSEYISFLISFAVIGGHWRAHHRLFEHVTTVNSGLIRLSFAWLLMQVIMPFATKVIGEDGAFEFRFVFYALVQVIAMTVFVLMVWQIQRHHLHLADTPPELFGRTYRGAGVMIAAFAVSIPVAFFTEWAYACWIVVPLVSGLLLRFRKA
- a CDS encoding alpha/beta hydrolase, which codes for MHLSSIRLDSPVNMIVVVVLTLLAIIAVPWFWDRWKRKRLWRSATILLAVVLLVVSAGMAGNMIGGFFPTVGSLLGTGVYSAQGTDAEAAQNGEDLEKLRDTAVAHAREGKGTVVHMKVTGRRTKITRDVTVYLPPQYFDAGFKDLKFPVIEWIPNYPSGPEVVTAGYHLPEQLDAAIGKRLLTPTVVVVPDPTGVPKVGHDTECVDEVNGTANDTYLTADLRDWALQKLGAAPDRRAWTIAGWSSGGYCAMNLVTRHPQWYGQAVSVSGYDKAQVDSETEDLFHGRQDINDANNVRLNVRLHPSPVDILAIAGDKESYESFAIDQIRNAARPPLRFSSWRIPDAGHNMNTFKSQIPDVLAWIGAHSSAPGPVGRQVETTGGVQPWPLPRSGAHGALADTDQ